One window of Marinobacterium aestuarii genomic DNA carries:
- the xseA gene encoding exodeoxyribonuclease VII large subunit: protein MILKAQTHALSVSDLNRQARSLLESSFMMIQVQGEISNFVRPSSGHWYFTLKDERAQVRCALFRNRSQFLKYRPRDGDQVMVRAKVSLYEGRGEFQLICDYMEESGVGQLQQAFEALKLRLDAEGLFDQAGKQPLPAHPRHLGVITSPTGAAIHDILSVLKRRFPGLPVTLYPSAVQGAEAAPALVRALKLAQQHDQCDVIIIGRGGGSLEDLWPFNEESVARAIHACRIPVVSAVGHETDISISDFVADLRAPTPSAAAELLTPDQRELQLRLDQARRRLQARLGQQLQQYQERLIALQRRLRHPGERLRERAQRLDELELRLRKAALRLLSDKRTRLERQQARLVQSRPQRQIAQLRQHLAALRMQLERQMHYLLHDKRLRSAAMAGQLNAVSPLATLERGYAIVQDNRGQVIDDASLLAVDDLIETRLAKGRVHSRVTATLMPDENR, encoded by the coding sequence ATGATCCTAAAAGCCCAGACCCACGCCCTCTCCGTTTCCGACCTTAACCGGCAGGCCCGATCCTTGCTGGAAAGCTCGTTCATGATGATTCAGGTACAGGGGGAAATATCGAATTTTGTGCGCCCCAGTTCCGGCCACTGGTATTTCACCCTCAAGGATGAACGCGCCCAGGTGCGCTGCGCGCTGTTTCGCAACCGCAGCCAGTTCCTGAAATACCGCCCCAGGGATGGTGATCAGGTCATGGTGCGGGCCAAGGTATCCCTTTATGAGGGCCGTGGCGAATTCCAGCTGATCTGCGATTACATGGAAGAAAGCGGTGTTGGCCAACTGCAGCAGGCATTCGAAGCCCTGAAACTGCGCCTCGACGCCGAGGGCCTGTTTGACCAGGCCGGCAAGCAGCCTTTGCCAGCGCACCCGCGCCACCTGGGCGTGATCACCTCGCCCACGGGCGCCGCCATCCACGATATTCTCAGCGTGCTGAAGCGCCGTTTCCCCGGCCTGCCCGTCACGCTCTATCCCAGCGCCGTACAAGGTGCGGAAGCGGCCCCCGCCCTGGTGCGAGCGCTGAAATTGGCCCAGCAACACGATCAGTGTGACGTGATTATTATTGGCCGCGGCGGCGGCTCACTGGAGGACCTGTGGCCCTTTAATGAAGAGAGCGTGGCCCGTGCCATTCACGCCTGTCGCATCCCCGTCGTCAGCGCCGTGGGCCATGAAACCGATATATCGATCAGCGACTTTGTCGCCGACCTGCGCGCCCCCACTCCCTCCGCCGCCGCCGAGCTGTTGACCCCCGATCAGCGCGAACTGCAGCTGCGCCTCGACCAGGCACGCAGGCGCCTGCAGGCACGGCTCGGACAACAGCTGCAGCAGTATCAGGAACGCCTGATCGCACTGCAGCGCCGACTGCGTCACCCCGGGGAGCGCCTGCGCGAACGCGCCCAGCGTCTGGATGAGCTGGAACTGCGCCTGCGCAAGGCCGCCCTGCGCCTGCTCAGCGACAAGCGCACCCGGCTCGAACGCCAGCAGGCTCGGCTGGTACAGAGTCGCCCGCAGCGCCAGATTGCCCAGCTGCGCCAGCACCTGGCCGCCCTGCGCATGCAGTTGGAGCGCCAGATGCACTACCTGCTGCACGACAAGCGTCTGCGCAGCGCCGCCATGGCCGGCCAATTGAACGCCGTGAGCCCGCTGGCCACGCTGGAGCGTGGCTACGCCATAGTGCAGGACAACCGCGGCCAGGTCATCGACGATGCCAGCCTGCTTGCGGTTGACGACCTGATCGAAACCCGCCTGGCCAAAGGCCGCGTGCACAGCCGGGTTACCGCCACCCTGATGCCCGACGAGAACCGCTAA
- the guaB gene encoding IMP dehydrogenase has translation MLRIVEEALTFDDVLLMPGYSEVLPKDVSLKTRLTRGIELNIPLASAAMDTVTEARLAITMAQEGGIGIIHKNLTVEQQADEVRRVKKFEAGIVNNPVTCHSDMTVGELRALSERLTYSGFPVVDDGELVGIVTSRDVRFEQYLDAKVSTIMTPKERLVTVKEGADPDKVRNLLRKHRIERILVVDDAFKLSGMMTVKDMYKAKAYPNAAKDSQGRLIVGAAVGTGADTPDRVAALVEAGVDVIIVDTAHGHSRGVIDRVAWVKKTFPQVQVIGGNIATAAAAIALADAGADGVKVGIGPGSICTTRIVSGIGVPQITAVANVAAVMSERGIPVIADGGVRFSGDLAKAVAAGASCIMVGSMLAGTDEAPGEVELFQGRAFKSYRGMGSLGAMAQTSGSSDRYFQDASEGVEKLVPEGIEGRVPCKGPVAGVVHQLMGGLRSSMGYTGSANIDVMRTVPQFVRITSAGMNESHVHDVSITKEAPNYRVG, from the coding sequence ATGTTACGAATCGTTGAAGAAGCGCTCACTTTTGATGACGTTCTGTTGATGCCCGGATACTCCGAGGTATTGCCCAAGGATGTATCCCTCAAGACGCGCCTGACCCGGGGGATCGAGCTGAATATCCCGCTGGCGTCGGCGGCGATGGATACCGTTACCGAAGCGCGTCTGGCGATTACCATGGCGCAGGAAGGCGGCATCGGCATCATTCACAAGAACCTGACCGTTGAGCAGCAGGCTGACGAAGTGCGCCGGGTGAAGAAATTCGAGGCCGGCATCGTCAATAATCCGGTCACCTGCCACTCTGATATGACCGTGGGCGAGCTGCGTGCGCTGTCCGAACGCCTGACCTACTCCGGTTTCCCTGTGGTGGATGATGGCGAGCTGGTCGGTATCGTCACCAGCCGTGATGTGCGTTTCGAGCAGTACCTGGACGCCAAGGTCTCCACTATCATGACGCCCAAAGAGCGCCTGGTGACCGTGAAGGAAGGGGCTGACCCGGACAAGGTTCGCAACCTGCTGCGCAAGCACCGCATCGAACGCATTCTGGTGGTTGACGATGCCTTCAAGCTCAGCGGCATGATGACCGTCAAGGACATGTACAAGGCCAAGGCCTATCCCAATGCCGCCAAGGACTCCCAGGGTCGCCTGATCGTGGGCGCGGCTGTGGGGACCGGTGCCGATACGCCAGACCGCGTTGCGGCGCTGGTTGAGGCCGGTGTTGATGTCATTATCGTCGATACGGCCCATGGGCATTCCCGTGGCGTGATTGATCGCGTGGCCTGGGTCAAGAAGACCTTCCCGCAGGTGCAGGTCATTGGTGGCAACATCGCGACCGCCGCTGCGGCCATTGCCCTGGCGGACGCCGGTGCCGATGGCGTCAAGGTGGGTATTGGTCCGGGCTCCATCTGCACGACCCGTATCGTCTCTGGTATTGGTGTGCCGCAGATTACCGCCGTGGCCAATGTTGCCGCAGTAATGAGCGAGCGCGGCATCCCGGTTATTGCCGATGGCGGCGTGCGCTTCTCTGGCGATCTGGCCAAGGCTGTGGCGGCTGGAGCATCCTGCATCATGGTCGGCTCCATGCTGGCCGGTACCGATGAAGCGCCGGGCGAAGTGGAGCTGTTTCAGGGGCGGGCGTTCAAGTCCTACCGTGGCATGGGTTCCCTGGGTGCCATGGCGCAGACCTCCGGTTCTTCGGACCGTTATTTCCAGGATGCCTCTGAAGGTGTCGAGAAGCTGGTACCTGAAGGCATCGAAGGTCGCGTGCCCTGCAAGGGCCCGGTGGCGGGTGTTGTGCATCAGCTGATGGGCGGTCTGCGGTCCTCCATGGGCTATACCGGCAGCGCCAATATTGATGTCATGCGTACGGTGCCGCAGTTTGTGCGCATCACCAGTGCCGGCATGAACGAAAGCCATGTACATGATGTAAGCATCACTAAGGAAGCGCCGAACTACCGCGTCGGCTAA